A genomic region of Rheinheimera sp. MMS21-TC3 contains the following coding sequences:
- a CDS encoding mechanosensitive ion channel family protein has product MDGLRGKFQEFLITWLERYMPNQAELAFDGLVLAWLVLFTVFVHYFLHGPVFGLVTKLATKAKGNWQQLLLTHKLFQRVAFIVQAIVLQVQAGLWFESTDSLLWFIKVATDQWILLFSLLVFFSFLDFLERLAYSKITEMRFPLRGVLQTAKLIGSIFVVVLAVSLFMGKSPLLLLSGLGALSAVLMLVFKDPILGLVAGIQLSANSMLSVGDWLEMPKYGADGDVIDIGLTTVKVRNWDKTITTVPTYALISDSFKNWRGMSESGGRRIKRSVLIDTSSICFLDEAMIQRLSKAELLGSYLEQKTKDIEQSNSKKQVDMSLTINGRRLTNIGTFRNYLLSFLKSHPSIHQEMTLLVRQLGPTTDGLPIEIYAFTNTTKWAEYENIQADIFDHVFAVLREFGLRAHESPTGHDIRALRGPSSSSSVLSVEAKPQQVEQG; this is encoded by the coding sequence GTGGATGGTTTACGAGGAAAGTTTCAAGAGTTTTTAATTACTTGGTTAGAAAGATATATGCCTAATCAGGCAGAGTTGGCTTTTGATGGCTTAGTTTTAGCTTGGTTAGTATTGTTTACTGTTTTTGTGCATTATTTTTTGCATGGCCCAGTTTTTGGTTTAGTAACTAAGTTAGCCACTAAAGCTAAAGGGAATTGGCAGCAATTGCTACTTACGCATAAGCTATTTCAACGTGTCGCTTTTATTGTTCAAGCCATAGTATTGCAAGTGCAAGCCGGTTTATGGTTTGAAAGTACCGATTCATTGTTATGGTTTATTAAAGTTGCGACTGATCAGTGGATTTTATTATTTAGTTTATTAGTGTTCTTTTCCTTTTTAGATTTTTTAGAAAGGTTAGCCTATAGCAAAATTACAGAGATGCGTTTCCCGCTTCGTGGTGTGCTGCAAACAGCTAAGCTAATAGGAAGTATTTTTGTTGTGGTATTAGCTGTTTCATTATTTATGGGTAAATCGCCACTCTTGTTATTAAGTGGTTTGGGTGCTTTATCAGCAGTATTAATGTTGGTGTTTAAAGATCCTATCCTAGGTTTAGTTGCGGGTATTCAATTATCAGCTAACTCAATGTTGTCTGTGGGTGACTGGCTAGAAATGCCTAAATATGGTGCAGATGGCGATGTGATTGATATAGGTTTAACCACTGTTAAAGTACGCAACTGGGATAAAACCATCACGACAGTGCCTACTTATGCCTTGATCTCAGACTCTTTTAAGAACTGGCGCGGCATGTCTGAGTCGGGAGGTCGACGAATTAAACGTAGTGTTTTAATTGATACTAGTAGCATTTGTTTTTTAGATGAAGCTATGATTCAACGGCTAAGTAAAGCAGAGTTGCTAGGCAGTTATTTAGAGCAAAAGACTAAAGACATAGAACAGTCCAATAGTAAAAAGCAAGTTGATATGTCGCTGACTATAAATGGTCGCAGGCTAACCAATATAGGTACCTTTAGAAACTACTTACTATCTTTTTTAAAGTCGCATCCGTCTATTCATCAAGAAATGACCTTATTAGTGCGACAGTTAGGCCCAACGACCGATGGCTTGCCAATTGAGATTTATGCCTTTACTAATACCACTAAGTGGGCTGAATATGAGAATATTCAAGCAGACATTTTTGACCATGTGTTTGCCGTATTACGTGAGTTTGGTTTAAGAGCGCATGAGTCACCAACAGGGCACGATATTAGGGCATTAAGAGGACCGTCATCATCAAGCTCGGTGCTAAGTGTTGAAGCCAAGCCACAGCAGGTTGAACAAGGTTAA